A stretch of the Cryptosporangium minutisporangium genome encodes the following:
- a CDS encoding NAD(P)H-binding protein has translation MYAITGVTGHVGGATARALLATAAAVRVVVRDQEKGRAWAERGADVAVADFTDRTALAAAFVGCRGAFVMLPTIPTATDADHRHLADTIAGAVADSGVPHVVMLSSVGAELPEGTGPIRWLHHLESRLRETDAVLTALRSPHFQEKVEAVLGAATGVGVYPVFGDSPDVPTPMVATRDIGATVARLLTSPPSASEVVDLAAPSYTERQVADALGAALGAPLQVVPIRRSDWLGALTDAGVPPLLADELVALYDAEDRGVLRPCGDRQLRCTTTLDETLRHVVQAAARG, from the coding sequence TCCGCGACCAGGAGAAGGGCCGAGCGTGGGCCGAGCGGGGTGCCGACGTCGCCGTCGCCGACTTCACCGACCGGACGGCGCTCGCCGCGGCCTTCGTCGGATGCCGCGGCGCGTTCGTGATGCTCCCGACCATTCCGACCGCCACCGACGCCGACCACCGGCACCTGGCCGACACGATCGCGGGCGCCGTCGCGGACAGCGGCGTCCCGCACGTCGTCATGCTCTCCTCGGTCGGCGCGGAGCTGCCCGAGGGCACCGGCCCGATTCGCTGGCTGCACCACCTGGAGAGCCGCCTGCGCGAGACCGACGCCGTACTGACCGCGCTCCGCTCCCCGCACTTCCAGGAGAAGGTCGAGGCCGTGCTCGGTGCGGCGACCGGCGTCGGTGTGTACCCGGTCTTCGGCGACTCCCCCGACGTCCCCACCCCGATGGTCGCCACCCGGGACATCGGCGCCACGGTGGCTCGGCTGCTGACCTCGCCGCCGTCGGCCAGTGAGGTGGTCGATCTGGCCGCACCGAGCTATACCGAGCGGCAGGTCGCTGATGCGCTGGGCGCGGCACTCGGCGCACCGCTGCAGGTCGTTCCGATCCGCCGGTCGGACTGGCTCGGTGCACTGACCGACGCCGGCGTCCCGCCGCTGCTCGCCGACGAGCTGGTCGCGCTCTACGACGCGGAAGACCGGGGCGTGCTCCGGCCCTGCGGCGATCGTCAGCTCCGCTGCACCACGACGCTCGACGAGACGCTGCGCCATGTCGTCCAGGCGGCCGCCCGCGGTTGA
- a CDS encoding endonuclease/exonuclease/phosphatase family protein, with amino-acid sequence MKKRALLTAVLCAVSAATISAAPATAAPREGTGRGEVRFATYNLSLNRPTPGLLREHLANPDVDDVYRRQAHNVAEVIQRAHPDVVLINEFDYDSEAARLFAENFLAVSQNGAPAQRYPYRFVAPSNTGIASGFDLNNNGVVDTTPGDQAYGDDSFGFGLFPGQYGMVVYSKYPIDARAVRTFQLFKWRDMPGNAMPADFYSPEEQAVLRLSSKSHWDVPIRVGKKTVHFLTSHPTPPTFDGPEDRNGRRNHDEIRFWADYVTPRKSSYIYDDKGRKGGLKPGQNFVIAGDQNADPYDGDSYQSAIRQLTEHPLVNARTTPASPGAAEATTLQGGANLTHRGDPRFDTADFSDTAPGNLRADYVLPRVGTKVAGSGVFWPVRADPLFRLTGVFDPQWSAVNGFPTSDHRLVWADLVLR; translated from the coding sequence GTGAAGAAGCGAGCTCTTCTGACAGCTGTCCTCTGCGCAGTCAGCGCGGCGACGATCAGCGCGGCACCGGCGACCGCCGCGCCCCGGGAAGGCACGGGGCGCGGCGAGGTCCGGTTCGCGACCTACAACCTGTCGCTCAACCGGCCGACCCCCGGCCTGCTCCGGGAGCACCTGGCCAACCCGGACGTCGACGACGTCTACCGGCGCCAGGCGCACAACGTCGCGGAGGTCATCCAGCGCGCTCATCCGGACGTCGTCCTGATCAACGAGTTCGACTACGACTCGGAGGCGGCACGGCTGTTCGCCGAGAACTTCCTCGCGGTGTCCCAGAACGGCGCACCGGCGCAGCGCTATCCGTACCGGTTCGTCGCGCCGTCGAACACCGGAATCGCCTCCGGGTTCGACCTGAACAACAACGGCGTCGTCGACACGACGCCGGGTGATCAGGCCTACGGCGACGACTCCTTCGGGTTCGGGCTGTTCCCGGGCCAGTACGGGATGGTCGTCTACTCGAAGTACCCGATCGACGCGCGGGCGGTGCGGACGTTCCAGCTGTTCAAGTGGCGGGACATGCCCGGCAACGCGATGCCGGCCGACTTCTACTCGCCCGAGGAGCAGGCGGTCCTGCGCCTGTCGTCGAAGAGCCACTGGGACGTGCCGATCCGGGTGGGCAAGAAGACCGTGCACTTCCTGACCTCGCACCCGACGCCGCCGACGTTCGACGGGCCGGAGGACCGCAACGGGCGGCGCAACCACGACGAGATCCGGTTCTGGGCCGACTACGTGACGCCGCGGAAGTCGTCGTACATCTACGACGACAAGGGCAGGAAGGGCGGCCTGAAGCCGGGCCAGAACTTCGTGATCGCCGGGGACCAGAACGCCGACCCGTACGACGGTGACTCGTACCAGAGCGCGATCCGGCAGCTGACCGAGCACCCGCTGGTCAACGCCCGGACCACGCCGGCCAGCCCCGGGGCGGCCGAGGCGACGACGCTGCAGGGCGGCGCGAACCTGACCCACCGCGGCGACCCCCGCTTCGACACCGCCGACTTCTCCGACACCGCGCCGGGCAACCTGCGCGCCGACTACGTCCTGCCGCGGGTGGGCACCAAGGTCGCCGGCTCCGGCGTCTTCTGGCCCGTCCGGGCCGACCCGCTGTTCCGCCTCACCGGCGTCTTCGATCCCCAGTGGTCGGCGGTGAACGGCTTCCCGACGTCGGACCACCGGCTCGTCTGGGCGGACCTGGTGCTGCGCTGA